One uncultured Fibrobacter sp. DNA segment encodes these proteins:
- a CDS encoding SUMF1/EgtB/PvdO family nonheme iron enzyme, producing MIRVPASDTKVNLAEKMDITLTYEFLIGIHEVTCGEYGDLSCAGDSLPVANITFFDAVLFANAKSKAESLDTVYTYTKATFDSQNHCTYLENFATNYDKLGYRLPTEAEWVKAAASDWDAANSWNSGNSGNVPHNVCFLKADNSKFCDFAGNVMEWENDWLGPTAETPYSNFIGAAQPNGIGERIVKGGSFANDIQSINLYSRGDVYTVTSSTRADYVGFRLALGIIPNPQTISNSAQQGGQTITNLANSDIIRNITGTYAAKLAFRNDISGNLVFINYSDITLSMVEI from the coding sequence ATGATTCGCGTTCCGGCATCGGACACCAAAGTCAATCTTGCCGAAAAGATGGATATCACGCTAACCTACGAATTCCTTATCGGGATTCACGAGGTCACCTGCGGAGAATACGGGGACCTGAGCTGCGCTGGCGACAGCCTCCCCGTCGCCAACATCACCTTCTTTGATGCGGTCCTGTTCGCAAACGCAAAAAGCAAAGCTGAATCGCTGGACACGGTCTACACCTACACCAAGGCCACCTTCGATTCCCAAAATCACTGCACCTACCTTGAAAATTTCGCGACGAACTACGACAAACTGGGCTACCGCCTGCCGACAGAAGCCGAATGGGTCAAGGCGGCCGCCTCGGACTGGGATGCAGCAAACAGCTGGAACAGCGGGAACTCAGGGAACGTCCCTCACAACGTATGCTTTCTCAAAGCAGACAACTCGAAATTCTGCGATTTCGCGGGGAACGTGATGGAATGGGAGAACGACTGGCTCGGCCCCACAGCAGAGACCCCTTACAGCAACTTTATCGGAGCGGCCCAGCCGAACGGCATCGGTGAGAGGATTGTCAAGGGAGGCAGCTTCGCAAACGACATTCAGTCCATCAACCTGTATTCGCGCGGAGATGTCTACACAGTCACCTCATCGACCCGAGCAGACTATGTCGGATTCCGCCTCGCACTTGGAATTATTCCGAACCCACAGACCATCAGCAATTCGGCCCAGCAGGGCGGGCAAACCATAACCAATCTCGCCAATTCAGACATCATCCGCAACATCACCGGCACTTACGCAGCCAAGCTTGCCTTCCGCAACGACATTTCGGGCAACCTTGTTTTCATCAACTATTCCGACATTACCTTGTCCATGGTCGAAATCTAG
- a CDS encoding TIGR02171 family protein — protein sequence MYRPDISPDGKWVAFCTGMEGVGGTSSLYVRKLDATGSGLVKLNVESATIPRWSVTASGDTVITYVTDAGNNKETADWQQSSTWQVAFAGGAFGIPQKLFDGSYHGGISADGSIAVSGSKLLRARTAAPSSNVYAADATDNIWYNGEQACNVSLVNDSTNRVAFLDFGGNTGKEFVGTPYATHQRILIANKSGQLIQSIGSPAGYTFDHTEWATDGITSNIVATLTNVDGEHQKIVLVNVANSSITELIQGEEIWHPCLWVSPATIKPPHPDSTKFPIVLDPDSAGVYFVAGGTEIAVKWRYKMELLWKYRDTSNTVILGSSRALHGVIPNQLTDVTKAPNQANVTMALNLANSNNTLFCTKFILNNYILPHMKNLKYIIMSIDIDRGFNTAAQSFFEVLRNTIPGYVYDENHNFWKDGVPEQLPQLTYASLGYYKFESYRETLGFEPLESNGWGEAKVWTDSMWVSKRRDLYDANLVLLKEILAETQKHDIRVIGIIFPQNPLYASTGSFSFHGIQRSIAPTLIQELADLSKTYPNFTLMDENKMGDHDYTDGMAYDNNHLSVDGAIQMTLRIRSVLASMP from the coding sequence GTGTACCGCCCGGACATTTCCCCCGACGGGAAATGGGTCGCCTTCTGCACAGGCATGGAGGGCGTGGGTGGAACCTCTTCCCTATACGTGCGCAAGCTCGATGCCACCGGCAGCGGTCTTGTCAAACTCAATGTCGAAAGTGCGACCATCCCCCGCTGGAGTGTCACCGCAAGCGGGGACACCGTCATCACCTATGTAACCGATGCCGGGAACAACAAGGAAACGGCCGACTGGCAACAATCAAGCACTTGGCAAGTAGCCTTTGCAGGCGGGGCCTTCGGCATACCCCAAAAATTATTTGACGGTTCTTACCACGGCGGCATCAGCGCAGACGGAAGCATCGCTGTATCGGGTTCCAAACTCCTCCGCGCACGCACCGCCGCACCATCAAGCAACGTCTACGCCGCAGACGCGACGGACAACATCTGGTACAACGGAGAACAAGCCTGCAACGTTTCCCTCGTCAACGACAGCACGAATCGCGTTGCATTCCTCGACTTTGGCGGGAACACGGGTAAGGAATTTGTCGGGACACCCTATGCCACACACCAGCGCATCCTCATTGCCAACAAGAGCGGGCAACTCATCCAGTCGATAGGCTCTCCCGCCGGTTACACGTTCGACCACACCGAATGGGCAACCGACGGCATAACGTCGAACATCGTGGCAACGCTTACAAACGTGGACGGAGAACACCAGAAAATCGTTCTCGTGAACGTCGCAAATTCGAGCATTACCGAACTCATCCAGGGCGAAGAAATTTGGCACCCCTGCCTATGGGTAAGCCCCGCCACAATCAAGCCACCCCACCCCGACTCCACCAAGTTCCCCATCGTCCTCGATCCCGACAGTGCGGGAGTCTACTTCGTCGCAGGCGGCACCGAGATTGCCGTAAAATGGCGCTACAAGATGGAACTCCTGTGGAAATACCGCGACACTTCAAATACGGTGATACTCGGTTCCTCGCGAGCCCTGCACGGAGTCATTCCCAACCAACTGACAGACGTGACCAAGGCTCCCAACCAGGCCAATGTGACCATGGCCCTCAACCTGGCCAATTCCAACAACACGCTGTTCTGCACGAAATTCATCCTGAACAACTACATCTTGCCGCACATGAAGAACCTAAAATACATCATCATGTCGATTGACATAGACCGCGGATTCAACACAGCGGCACAGAGTTTCTTTGAAGTTCTCAGGAACACCATTCCCGGCTACGTCTACGACGAGAACCACAATTTCTGGAAAGACGGTGTTCCTGAACAACTCCCCCAGCTGACATACGCATCCTTAGGCTACTACAAGTTCGAATCTTACAGGGAAACGCTCGGTTTCGAACCCCTAGAATCTAATGGCTGGGGCGAAGCCAAGGTCTGGACCGACAGCATGTGGGTATCCAAGAGGCGCGACCTCTACGACGCAAATCTCGTTCTGCTGAAAGAAATCCTGGCCGAGACCCAGAAGCACGACATCCGCGTCATAGGGATTATCTTCCCGCAGAATCCCCTGTATGCATCCACGGGATCGTTCTCGTTCCACGGGATCCAACGCAGCATTGCCCCCACCCTCATCCAGGAACTTGCGGACCTGAGCAAGACCTACCCG
- a CDS encoding RluA family pseudouridine synthase, whose translation MITRLIDRNFANMRLDRFLRKAFPEESLSVFFAVIRKKKVRVNGVIGKANQMLSEGDVVCIYENFKSVNSSDEKQGSGLEASSTKSEAQDSDNKWGASKTGFAKSKSTWGKDSSVGKQARWGARELDIVIQTEDYVIVNKPSGLASQPGSGTRPGESLVEYLWEWGKSEGLDFKPTIAHRLDQETSGMLIAALHGDTLRDFTRMIREHEVEKFYFALVKGNLKKEKGTIDESLTRTDAAKGSKMKVGETGKDAQKAITHYRVKQHYEGYDLVKIKLETGRMHQIRAHFASIGHPLLGDTRYGDFALNREAKKTLGLHRLFLHSCRLEFVWQGERKVFDCPLPKELQSVIKQLKPIKMDR comes from the coding sequence ATGATTACAAGACTTATCGACCGTAACTTTGCCAACATGAGGTTGGACCGTTTCCTTCGCAAGGCCTTCCCGGAGGAATCCCTTTCTGTATTTTTCGCCGTCATCCGTAAAAAGAAAGTCCGTGTCAACGGGGTTATCGGCAAGGCAAACCAGATGCTCTCCGAAGGGGACGTCGTCTGCATTTATGAAAATTTCAAATCGGTGAATAGTTCAGACGAGAAACAAGGCTCGGGGCTCGAGGCTTCAAGCACCAAGTCCGAGGCTCAAGATTCGGACAACAAGTGGGGTGCATCGAAAACGGGGTTTGCAAAAAGCAAGTCCACCTGGGGCAAGGACTCCTCCGTCGGAAAACAAGCACGATGGGGCGCACGCGAGCTCGATATCGTCATCCAGACCGAAGACTATGTCATCGTGAACAAGCCCTCGGGACTCGCGAGCCAACCCGGCAGCGGCACCCGCCCGGGCGAAAGCCTCGTAGAATATCTTTGGGAATGGGGTAAAAGCGAAGGCCTCGACTTCAAGCCCACCATCGCACACCGTCTGGACCAGGAAACGTCCGGCATGCTCATCGCAGCCCTCCACGGCGACACGCTCCGCGACTTCACGCGCATGATTCGCGAACACGAAGTGGAAAAGTTCTACTTCGCGCTCGTCAAAGGCAACCTGAAAAAAGAAAAAGGCACCATTGACGAAAGCCTCACCCGCACCGACGCGGCCAAGGGATCCAAGATGAAGGTCGGCGAGACCGGCAAAGACGCGCAGAAGGCCATCACGCACTACCGTGTCAAGCAGCACTACGAAGGCTACGACCTCGTAAAAATCAAGCTCGAGACCGGACGCATGCACCAAATCCGCGCCCACTTCGCAAGCATCGGCCACCCGCTCCTGGGCGACACCCGCTACGGCGATTTCGCGCTCAACCGCGAGGCAAAGAAAACGCTCGGGCTGCACAGGCTCTTCTTGCACAGTTGCCGCCTAGAATTCGTGTGGCAGGGCGAGCGCAAGGTCTTCGACTGCCCGCTCCCGAAGGAATTGCAAAGTGTCATCAAGCAACTGAAGCCCATCAAGATGGATCGGTAA